A stretch of DNA from Phycisphaerales bacterium:
TTGACATCATGATGGAGCTGGTCGATTTTACGGATCAGATTGTGATCGATGCCGGGTGTGGTATTGGCGACTTCGCCGCTCGTTTGATTCACTGTGCAGTGGACTTTCGCGGTTACATTGGGCTCGACGGCCTCGAGGGTATGGTGCAAACAGCCACTGAACGGAATTTGCGGCAGAGCAAGTTCGTCGTCGCTGATTTTGAACGCGAACCACAAGTCTTCGCAGCGCATCAGCCTGACTGGATCTGTTTCTCAGGGTCACTGAACACCTTTACGCCACGCCAGCTACGGGTCGTTGTCGGCAAGGCATTTGAAAATGCTCGATGTGGTGTGGTCTTCAATGTTCTGTCCAATCGAGCCCATCCTCGATATCCGGTGAAGGTCAGTCCAGCTCGGCGTATGAATGTCGTCAAGTTGCTTGACTGGGCCTTGGGCCTTTCTAGCCGGGTGCAGTTTCGCCAGGAGTATCTTGATGGGCATGATGGGACCTTCGTGATCGAGAAGGATGCATCGGTGGGTTGATCATCGCTTGCTGTCTGACGCAGCGGGTTCTACCCTGGGCACACTATGGCAATTCTCGTAATCGAACACAGCGCAGAAACAGGTATCCAACGGCTTGGCCAAGTGCTTATTGGCTATGGTCATAAACTCCGGATTGTTCGTGGTGATCACGATCAATCTCTACCAAGCACGATTGATGGAATTGATGGAATCGTGACTTGTGGCGGACCACATTCGGTGACCACACCAAATGATTGGCTTGAGCCTCAGATGGACCTATTACGACAGGCGCATGCGGCGCAGCTGCCCATCATCGGTCTTTGCTTAGGGGCGCAAATAGTGGCCACCGCACTGGGGGGGCAAGTTTCCAGGATGCCTGGTGGTTATGAACTCGGTTGGCATGACTTGAAACTAACGCCTCAGGGGCGAACAGACCCTGTCTTTGCTGGAATTGGTTGGACGACCAGTCAACTACAGTGGCATCGCGATGAAGTGAGCGAGCTTCCAGCAGACGCGCAGTTGTTGGCTTCAAGCGAGCGTTGTAAGAATCAGGCTTTTGTTGTGGGTATGCGCACCTACTGTTTTCAATTTCATCCGGAAGTAACCACTGAATCGATTGAAGCGTGGGCCGTCTCAGAACCAGAAGCGTTAGATGAGTCAGGCATGACACATGATCAGCTTATGAAAGAAACCGCGGAACTTTATCCCGGTTTTCAGCGCATCTCTGATCGGCTGTTTGAGGCAATCTCACTCTTGGTCATGCCGGTTGATCGCCGCTATCAAGGTGCAATCAAAGACCTGCATCACTAAGTTCGCTTCGCATTGGAATACCGAAGTCTGGTTTATCATTGCGATGACCGAGAATCCATCGGTACACTTCATAGACCTGTTGAGCCTTCTTGTCCCAGGTAAAAACCTGTTGCACGCGATGGGCCGCGGCCTGGCCCATCGCGGTTAAGCTTTGGGGATTCGCTAGAACGGACTCAAGCGTTGATCTCATGTTTTGCACAATTGCAGCACGGTTGTCCATCGGTATTCTGAAACCAGTCTCTTCAGTCACCAGTTCGCTAGGGCCACCATAGTCAATCACAAGTGGAACGATCCCTAAGGCCATTGCTTCAAGTGCCACGCCGCCGCCAAATTCACGAATGCTGGGAAAGCCGAGAAGGTCGGCTTGGCAGAGACGTTGATTGACCTGGTCATGTTCTATCCAGCCAGCGAAGGTAACGAAGTCGGCCACCCCATTGTCCTGGGCTATTTTTTCGAGATGCGCTCGTTCCGGACCATCACCAATAATGTCTAAGGTCAAAGCCCCTTTCTGCATCAACGAAGTGCATGCCTCAAGCAACATGTCAGTCCCTTTGAGTGGTACGAGACGCCCAAGAGAAGCAATCCTGAGTGGTTGTCCAATGGAATGGTTTGAGCGGGGGGGGAAGACCTTTGGATCAATAGCATTCTCAGGAATGTAGACAGCTTTTGATCGGTACTTCTGGGGCAGCTGATTCAATGTGATGCGAGAGCCAATGATGATGCCAGAGGCACTGCGACGTGTCTTGTGATATCCAGGCATCCACTTCAGAGAACCTCTTAAATAGGAAAGCCACTCCTTCTCTTTACGCCTTGTTCCCCCAAAGCCTTTTGGCCATGGCACGCCTCCGTTGAGTGGTCCAATCACAAAAGGAACCCCCGCTTTTTGACATCGCCTAGCGAGCGTACTGGGCAGCGCTGGAGACAAGGGGGTGATGCGATGGACAACGTCGTATGCACCTTGCTTAATGCGGTCGCGGAACTTTTTCCAGACCAAACGTTCGAAGTACAAGTAGGGCAAGACTTGCATGGCGGTAACAAGTGTCCAGCCTTTGCCGGGCCCGCCACGCAACTTCTCGGCAATCTTCCAACAAGGTCGAGCAATGCGTTCAGAGTCAATACTCGTAAACTCTTGGCCATCAATCCAGCCAGTCTCTTCAATTGCTTTTTTATTACGGACCTGTGTTACCAGGTGGACGTCAGCAATCCGTGCCAGGGCCTGAGCATGTGACCATCCGACGAGGGGCACACTTGCCATCGAAGGGTTGGCTGCTTCGGCAATGACCAACACGCGTATTGACGAGTTCTCGGCCTCACTAGAAACTGGTGCCATGGTTTGTGGCCGGAGGGATCAGCGGTGAAGTACGCGTGCCACTGTGGCTGTTTGTACGTCTACCTTGGGCTGTTTCTTGGTATTCGCAACGATCTGACGGATTGTGCGAGCGATACCAGGAACATCAATGCCTGCTTCCGCTACTTGCTCACTACGAGCACCCTGGTAGATCCAGGTCTCAGGAAGTCCGAGGCGGGTAATGTTGCTGGAATCGAGGCCTCGCCGATTGGCTGCTTCGAGCACACAGGTGCCAAAACCACCGACGACAGAATGATCCTCAACGGTGATGATCGGAATGCCACGGCTGATGAGATTCTCAATGAGATCCTCATCGACTGGCTTCGCAAAGCGTGCATCGTAAACATCGATGAGATAGTCGTCAGATAGTTCATCAAGTGCGTCAAGCGCCGAAATCGCCATTGTTCCATAAGCGAGAACTGCAGCATTGGGCATTTCATGTTGCACCAGAGCTCGGGCTCTTCCTAATTCAAACGGTGGGCAGTCCGTTCCTAGCATACGATCACTTACATCGTCACGAGGATAGCGGACGGCTGAAAGGCCAGCGTCATACAAACGCATGAAGTCCAGTGCCGCATTCAAGCTTGGCTCATCCATTGCAGCCAGAATGGCGGCGTCTGGGAAAACACGAAGAATGCTCACATCACAGAAGCCATGGTGTACCGCGCCGTCGCCTCCAACCAGGCCCGCACGGTCGAGGCACAAACGCACTGCAAGTCCCTGGAGTGCGACTTCTTGGAATACCTGATCGAATGCACGTTGAACAAATGTTGAGTACACCGCGAAAAATGGACGGGCACCAGTCTTCGCCATCCCAGCCATCATGTCCATGGCATGAGATTCACAGATGCCTGTATCCCAAGTTCGATCTGGGAATTGTTCAAGTACCTGTGAAATACCAGTACCGGTCGGCATCGCAGCCGTCGCAGCAACAACACGTTTGTCTTCTGTCATTAAGCGGGTCATGCCATCGGCAAATGCTGTTGTAAAGCTACGTCCTGATGACTTAAGTTCCACTCGGCACCCATTCACTGAGAAGGGCTTTGGTGCGTGGAACGTTGTGGCATCGACCTCAGAGAAGTCAAAGCCTTTGCCCTTAATGGTGTGTGCATGCAGCACCAATGGTTTGTTGTAGTTCTTGACAATGAGCAGGGTGTCGATCAGGGATGGTAAGTCGTGGCCGTCAATGGGTCCGACGGTTAATAATCCAAACTTCTCGAACCACGAATCAGATGCGACCAGATCTTTGACGACCTCGCCAGCACGGTGATACATCTCGCCGATCCATTCGCCGCCAGGAACCTTCGCTACGAGGTCTTTGGCTGACTCTTTCATGCCTCGATACGTGCGATTAACACGCATTCGGTCAAAGTAGCCCGCCACAGCACCTTGTGGCTTTGCAATACTCATGCCGTTGTCGTTCAACACGACGAGAAGCTGACGATTGAGTGTGCCAGCATTGTTTAGGCCTTCCATTGCGATGCCATTGACAATACTCGCATCTCCGACCATCGCGACGACACGTCGGCCGCCGGGATTATCTTCTGCAATCGCTTCACCACTGACGACATCGCCTCGGGCCATACCAACAGCAGTGGAGATTGCCGTGCCTGCATGTCCAACCATAAACAAGTCATAATCAGATTCGCGTGGATCAGGGAATCCACCCATACCATCACGCTGTCTTAATCTTGGTAGTAAGTCATAACGGCCGGTGATCAGTTTGTGTGGGTAGCACTGGTGCCCCACATCAAACAAGAGGCGGTCATGGGAAAAGTCGAAAACGTAGTGCAGTGCCAAGGTCAGCTCAACCACACCCAAGTTGGGTGCAAAGTGACCGCCGCTCTTCATGATCTGTTCACAAATCACATGACGAATTTCAGCAGCGAGCGTTGGTAATTCATCAACGCTAAGAGCGCGTACGTCCGCAGGTGATTTAATGGATGGGAGATACTTCAAATCCATGCGTTGCATCCTGCGTCGTTATCGATGATCATTCGGCAAGCAGCCTTTTTATCTACCCGGCAAACGTAAGGGCGACTGGCTTGTTGTACGAGTGATCTGGTTGATTGCGCCCTGGTTTAGCAGAGTTCAGTGTTCTTTTTAGATAGGTCTGCACGAGTGATTCTAGCCCCCATCACGTTAGCCAGACCCACCTCAGCGGTTCTCAAGGCCCGCCGAAACGATCCATAGGGTACCGTCAGTGGCTTCGGATAGCCATAAAGCGACAAAAATCGCGGAGGCCCTCTGCCTCTGGTCCAAACTGATTGAGTGCCCCTAGGGCCTCCTGACGCAGCTTTTCGATCGTCTGGCGGGTTGCATCGATACCCAAAATACCTGGGTAGGTCATTTTGCCTGCCGTCTCATCTTTGCCGGTCGCTTTTCCCATGACCTCGGTGGATTGGGTCACATCAAGTAAGTCATCAACAACCTGGAACATCAGGCCCATGGCCTGTCCATACTGGGTGATGGCCATCAATTGTGCGTCATCGGCATCACCACAAATGGCGCCCATGCGGCAGGCACACCGAATCAAAGCGCCCGTTTTATTGCGATGGATCTCCTCCAGCTGATGTAATTTATCGAGCGATTCATCAACGCCGCCAAGGGTGTCATACACCTGCCCGACAATCATGGCAGTTGTCGCTGCCGCCAGTTCATTGCTCAAGAGAGAGCGTGTGCGATCTTCTGCCTCATCCTCAGTGAGCCACGTCAGGGCTAAAGACATCATCACATCACCAGCAAGGATTGCCATTGCTTCGCCCGAACGAATATGAAGTGTTGGTTGGCCGCGTCGAAGTTCATCATTGTCTAGTGCAGGCAGATCGTCATGAATCAGGCTAAAACAATGGATGAGCTCGACAGCGGCGGCAGCGCA
This window harbors:
- a CDS encoding type 1 glutamine amidotransferase codes for the protein MAILVIEHSAETGIQRLGQVLIGYGHKLRIVRGDHDQSLPSTIDGIDGIVTCGGPHSVTTPNDWLEPQMDLLRQAHAAQLPIIGLCLGAQIVATALGGQVSRMPGGYELGWHDLKLTPQGRTDPVFAGIGWTTSQLQWHRDEVSELPADAQLLASSERCKNQAFVVGMRTYCFQFHPEVTTESIEAWAVSEPEALDESGMTHDQLMKETAELYPGFQRISDRLFEAISLLVMPVDRRYQGAIKDLHH
- a CDS encoding class I SAM-dependent methyltransferase — its product is MATKGASQTLKPYQEAIAEFGPGFEATLWTSPQAQIKRFDIMMELVDFTDQIVIDAGCGIGDFAARLIHCAVDFRGYIGLDGLEGMVQTATERNLRQSKFVVADFEREPQVFAAHQPDWICFSGSLNTFTPRQLRVVVGKAFENARCGVVFNVLSNRAHPRYPVKVSPARRMNVVKLLDWALGLSSRVQFRQEYLDGHDGTFVIEKDASVG
- the dxs gene encoding 1-deoxy-D-xylulose-5-phosphate synthase translates to MDLKYLPSIKSPADVRALSVDELPTLAAEIRHVICEQIMKSGGHFAPNLGVVELTLALHYVFDFSHDRLLFDVGHQCYPHKLITGRYDLLPRLRQRDGMGGFPDPRESDYDLFMVGHAGTAISTAVGMARGDVVSGEAIAEDNPGGRRVVAMVGDASIVNGIAMEGLNNAGTLNRQLLVVLNDNGMSIAKPQGAVAGYFDRMRVNRTYRGMKESAKDLVAKVPGGEWIGEMYHRAGEVVKDLVASDSWFEKFGLLTVGPIDGHDLPSLIDTLLIVKNYNKPLVLHAHTIKGKGFDFSEVDATTFHAPKPFSVNGCRVELKSSGRSFTTAFADGMTRLMTEDKRVVAATAAMPTGTGISQVLEQFPDRTWDTGICESHAMDMMAGMAKTGARPFFAVYSTFVQRAFDQVFQEVALQGLAVRLCLDRAGLVGGDGAVHHGFCDVSILRVFPDAAILAAMDEPSLNAALDFMRLYDAGLSAVRYPRDDVSDRMLGTDCPPFELGRARALVQHEMPNAAVLAYGTMAISALDALDELSDDYLIDVYDARFAKPVDEDLIENLISRGIPIITVEDHSVVGGFGTCVLEAANRRGLDSSNITRLGLPETWIYQGARSEQVAEAGIDVPGIARTIRQIVANTKKQPKVDVQTATVARVLHR
- a CDS encoding glycosyltransferase family 4 protein, producing the protein MAPVSSEAENSSIRVLVIAEAANPSMASVPLVGWSHAQALARIADVHLVTQVRNKKAIEETGWIDGQEFTSIDSERIARPCWKIAEKLRGGPGKGWTLVTAMQVLPYLYFERLVWKKFRDRIKQGAYDVVHRITPLSPALPSTLARRCQKAGVPFVIGPLNGGVPWPKGFGGTRRKEKEWLSYLRGSLKWMPGYHKTRRSASGIIIGSRITLNQLPQKYRSKAVYIPENAIDPKVFPPRSNHSIGQPLRIASLGRLVPLKGTDMLLEACTSLMQKGALTLDIIGDGPERAHLEKIAQDNGVADFVTFAGWIEHDQVNQRLCQADLLGFPSIREFGGGVALEAMALGIVPLVIDYGGPSELVTEETGFRIPMDNRAAIVQNMRSTLESVLANPQSLTAMGQAAAHRVQQVFTWDKKAQQVYEVYRWILGHRNDKPDFGIPMRSELSDAGL
- a CDS encoding polyprenyl synthetase family protein, which produces MKSTTKAQPPAAMHAMIEAVDADLQARVSRQPLPPKLAEAVHYGVCGGGKRVRPVLALMSCEAVGGDIEKARCAAAAVELIHCFSLIHDDLPALDNDELRRGQPTLHIRSGEAMAILAGDVMMSLALTWLTEDEAEDRTRSLLSNELAAATTAMIVGQVYDTLGGVDESLDKLHQLEEIHRNKTGALIRCACRMGAICGDADDAQLMAITQYGQAMGLMFQVVDDLLDVTQSTEVMGKATGKDETAGKMTYPGILGIDATRQTIEKLRQEALGALNQFGPEAEGLRDFCRFMAIRSH